Proteins from a single region of Mytilus trossulus isolate FHL-02 chromosome 2, PNRI_Mtr1.1.1.hap1, whole genome shotgun sequence:
- the LOC134706579 gene encoding serine/threonine-protein kinase tousled-like 2 isoform X1 → MFNNIGGGPPSWTSNSASGPTSRSNMMEAGSIMENVNIHSSLDPRKQELLEARFLGGRFQPLNITQSQDNSNQSAGSVEQLDEGVGVSTPEKQPRTPTERKRKRKATSDGSESNTPKTRPEANGKKINEYFKNQSPNRTGSINPTTGAKSPSPQGLSYSYTAPSPSSIYNSNSDSLHGFPPVPLYQCSKGLQTELTWQQIQIWESKASSDIEQKDTRIDELIRQNDEQRRQITAQQKLIDKHKENLQKCLNVNKSLLIEKSKLEKKTTRQKSMSNRLRLGQFVTQRQGATFVENWNDGWAFTDLLKQQERVASDREEIERQRKVLTKRKPGGAGPKSIKPDFIKPGQERSLSVPEYYELDEILKLRQASLKKEDSDVQLELEKLERERNLHIRELKRIHNEDSSRFKDHPILNDRYLLLNLLGKGGFSEVHKGFDLKEQRYVACKIHQLNREWKDDKKANYIKHALREYNIHKSLDHPRIVKLYDVFEIDNNSFCTVLEYCEGNDLDFYLKQNKSIPEKEARSIVSQTVSALKYLNEIKPPVIHYDLKPGNILLGSGSVSGEIKITDFGLSKIMDDENITSDGMDLTSQGAGTYWYLPPECFVVGKNPPKISSKVDVWSVGVIFYQCLYGKKPFGHNLSQAAILEENTILKATEVDFPSKPPVSSEAKNFIRACLRYKKEERPDVMQLSLHDYLKPTSIRSKGHPIEGPTGSYNHIGINSNSSINQPSQPSFTFGDKL, encoded by the exons ATGTTCAATAATATCGGCGGGGGACCGCCATCTTGGACATCCAACTCTGCTAGTGGGCCGACATCTCGCTCGAATATGATGGAGG ctgGGAGTATTATGGAAAATGTAAACATTCATTCATCATTAGATCCAAGAAAGCAAGAGTTACTCGAGGCTCGGTTTTTAGGAGGCAGg TTTCAGCCATTAAACATTACACAATCTCAAGACAACAGCAACCAGAGTGCAGGATCAGTGGAACAGTTAGATGAG GGCGTGGGTGTTAGCACTCCAGAAAAGCAACCTCGTACACCAACAGAGCGCaaaaggaaaagaaaagcaaCAAGTGATGGAAGTGAAAGCA ATACTCCAAAAACAAGACCAGAAGCAAATGGGAAGAAAATCAATGAATATTTCAAG AACCAGTCCCCAAACAGAACTGGGTCAATAAATCCAACAACAGGAGCGAAATCTCCCTCACCACAGGGTTTATCTTAT tCATATACAGCCCCGTCACCCAGCAGTATATACAACAGTAACTCTGACAGTTTACACGGCTTTCCTCCTGTACCTTTGTACCAGTGTTCAAAAGGATTACAG ACTGAACTGACATGGCAACAGATACAGATTTGGGAAAGTAAAGCATCTTCAGATATAGAGCAGAAAGATACTAGGATAGACGAATTAATAAGG caAAATGATGAACAGCGACGGCAAATTACTGCACAACAGAAACTAATAGACAAACATAAAGAAAATCTTCAGAAATGTTTGAATGTAAATAAATCTCTCCTAATTGAAAAG AGTAAATTAGAAAAGAAGACAACACGACAAAAGAGTATGAGTAACAGGTTGCGGCTGGGTCAGTTTGTTACACAGAGACAGGGAGCTACGTTTGTAGAGAACTGGAATGATGGATGGGCTTTCACAGATTTGCTTAA GCAGCAAGAAAGAGTTGCCTCAGATCGTGAAGAAATTGAAAGGCAAAGAAAAGTTTTAACAAAACGGAAACCCGGTGGTGCTGGACCAAAAAGTATAAAGCCAGATTTTATAAAACCTGGTCAAGAAAGAAG tttatcaGTACCAGAATATTATGAATTGGATGAGATTCTCAAGTTACGGCAAGCTTCTCTCAAGAAAGAAGATTCTGATGTACAGTTAGAACTGGAAAAATTAGAAAGAGAGAGAAATTTACATATAAGGGAATTAAAAAGAATTCATAATGAAGATAGTTCTAG ATTTAAAGATCATCCTATATTGAATGACCGGTATCTTCTCCTTAACTTATTAGGGAAAGGAGGATTTAGTGAGGTCCATAAA gGATTTGACTTGAAGGAGCAGAGATATGTGGCCTGTAAAATCCACCAACTCAATAGAGAGTGGAAGGATGACAAAAAGGCTAACTATATCAA ACATGCTCTTCGAGAGTATAACATACACAAAAGTCTGGATCACCCCAGAATTGTCAAGTtatatgatgtgtttgagattgaCAATAATTC ATTTTGTACAGTACTGGAATATTGTGAAGGGAATGATCTGGACTTTtatcttaaacaaaataaatccaTTCCGGAGAAAGAGGCTCGGTCCATTGTCTCCCAAACTGTTAGTGctctgaaatatttaaatgagatCAAACCACCTGTGATTCATTATGACCTTAAACCAG gaAATATATTACTTGGTAGTGGGTCTGTTAGCGGTGAGATCAAAATCACTGATTTTGGTCTCAGTAAAATTATGGATGATGAGAACATTACCTCTGATGGCATGGATCTCACATCTCAAGGGGCAGGAACATACTG GTACTTGCCACCAGaatgttttgttgttgggaAAAATCCACCAAAAATATCTTCCAAGGTGGATGTGTGGTCAGTTGGTgtcatattttatcaatgtttatatgGTAAAAAG CCATTTGGCCATAATTTATCCCAAGCTGCCATTTTAGAAGAAAATACAATTCTCAAAGCAACAGAGGTGGATTTTCCATCAAAACCTCCAGTCAGTTCTGAGGCAAAG AATTTTATTAGGGCATGTCTCAGGTATAAGAAAGAGGAAAGACCAGATGTCATGCAGTTGTCATTACATGACTATCTTAAACCTACATCTATAAGATCTAAAGG ACATCCTATTGAAGGACCTACTGGTAGTTACAACCACATTGGAATAAACAGTAATTCTAGCATTAATCAGCCTAGTCAGCCTTCGTTCACATTTGGGGATAAACTGTGA
- the LOC134706579 gene encoding serine/threonine-protein kinase tousled-like 2 isoform X2, whose protein sequence is MFNNIGGGPPSWTSNSASGPTSRSNMMEAGSIMENVNIHSSLDPRKQELLEARFLGGRFQPLNITQSQDNSNQSAGSVEQLDEGVGVSTPEKQPRTPTERKRKRKATSDGSESNTPKTRPEANGKKINEYFKNQSPNRTGSINPTTGAKSPSPQGLSYSYTAPSPSSIYNSNSDSLHGFPPVPLYQCSKGLQTELTWQQIQIWESKASSDIEQKDTRIDELIRQNDEQRRQITAQQKLIDKHKENLQKCLNVNKSLLIEKSKLEKKTTRQKSMSNRLRLGQFVTQRQGATFVENWNDGWAFTDLLKQQERVASDREEIERQRKVLTKRKPGGAGPKSIKPDFIKPGQERSLSVPEYYELDEILKLRQASLKKEDSDVQLELEKLERERNLHIRELKRIHNEDSSRFKDHPILNDRYLLLNLLGKGGFSEVHKGFDLKEQRYVACKIHQLNREWKDDKKANYIKHALREYNIHKSLDHPRIVKLYDVFEIDNNSFCTVLEYCEGNDLDFYLKQNKSIPEKEARSIVSQTVSALKYLNEIKPPVIHYDLKPGNILLGSGSVSGEIKITDFGLSKIMDDENITSDGMDLTSQGAGTYWYLPPECFVVGKNPPKISSKVDVWSVGVIFYQCLYGKKPFGHNLSQAAILEENTILKATEVDFPSKPPVSSEAKNFIRACLRYKKEERPDVMQLSLHDYLKPTSIRSKGYATVLDI, encoded by the exons ATGTTCAATAATATCGGCGGGGGACCGCCATCTTGGACATCCAACTCTGCTAGTGGGCCGACATCTCGCTCGAATATGATGGAGG ctgGGAGTATTATGGAAAATGTAAACATTCATTCATCATTAGATCCAAGAAAGCAAGAGTTACTCGAGGCTCGGTTTTTAGGAGGCAGg TTTCAGCCATTAAACATTACACAATCTCAAGACAACAGCAACCAGAGTGCAGGATCAGTGGAACAGTTAGATGAG GGCGTGGGTGTTAGCACTCCAGAAAAGCAACCTCGTACACCAACAGAGCGCaaaaggaaaagaaaagcaaCAAGTGATGGAAGTGAAAGCA ATACTCCAAAAACAAGACCAGAAGCAAATGGGAAGAAAATCAATGAATATTTCAAG AACCAGTCCCCAAACAGAACTGGGTCAATAAATCCAACAACAGGAGCGAAATCTCCCTCACCACAGGGTTTATCTTAT tCATATACAGCCCCGTCACCCAGCAGTATATACAACAGTAACTCTGACAGTTTACACGGCTTTCCTCCTGTACCTTTGTACCAGTGTTCAAAAGGATTACAG ACTGAACTGACATGGCAACAGATACAGATTTGGGAAAGTAAAGCATCTTCAGATATAGAGCAGAAAGATACTAGGATAGACGAATTAATAAGG caAAATGATGAACAGCGACGGCAAATTACTGCACAACAGAAACTAATAGACAAACATAAAGAAAATCTTCAGAAATGTTTGAATGTAAATAAATCTCTCCTAATTGAAAAG AGTAAATTAGAAAAGAAGACAACACGACAAAAGAGTATGAGTAACAGGTTGCGGCTGGGTCAGTTTGTTACACAGAGACAGGGAGCTACGTTTGTAGAGAACTGGAATGATGGATGGGCTTTCACAGATTTGCTTAA GCAGCAAGAAAGAGTTGCCTCAGATCGTGAAGAAATTGAAAGGCAAAGAAAAGTTTTAACAAAACGGAAACCCGGTGGTGCTGGACCAAAAAGTATAAAGCCAGATTTTATAAAACCTGGTCAAGAAAGAAG tttatcaGTACCAGAATATTATGAATTGGATGAGATTCTCAAGTTACGGCAAGCTTCTCTCAAGAAAGAAGATTCTGATGTACAGTTAGAACTGGAAAAATTAGAAAGAGAGAGAAATTTACATATAAGGGAATTAAAAAGAATTCATAATGAAGATAGTTCTAG ATTTAAAGATCATCCTATATTGAATGACCGGTATCTTCTCCTTAACTTATTAGGGAAAGGAGGATTTAGTGAGGTCCATAAA gGATTTGACTTGAAGGAGCAGAGATATGTGGCCTGTAAAATCCACCAACTCAATAGAGAGTGGAAGGATGACAAAAAGGCTAACTATATCAA ACATGCTCTTCGAGAGTATAACATACACAAAAGTCTGGATCACCCCAGAATTGTCAAGTtatatgatgtgtttgagattgaCAATAATTC ATTTTGTACAGTACTGGAATATTGTGAAGGGAATGATCTGGACTTTtatcttaaacaaaataaatccaTTCCGGAGAAAGAGGCTCGGTCCATTGTCTCCCAAACTGTTAGTGctctgaaatatttaaatgagatCAAACCACCTGTGATTCATTATGACCTTAAACCAG gaAATATATTACTTGGTAGTGGGTCTGTTAGCGGTGAGATCAAAATCACTGATTTTGGTCTCAGTAAAATTATGGATGATGAGAACATTACCTCTGATGGCATGGATCTCACATCTCAAGGGGCAGGAACATACTG GTACTTGCCACCAGaatgttttgttgttgggaAAAATCCACCAAAAATATCTTCCAAGGTGGATGTGTGGTCAGTTGGTgtcatattttatcaatgtttatatgGTAAAAAG CCATTTGGCCATAATTTATCCCAAGCTGCCATTTTAGAAGAAAATACAATTCTCAAAGCAACAGAGGTGGATTTTCCATCAAAACCTCCAGTCAGTTCTGAGGCAAAG AATTTTATTAGGGCATGTCTCAGGTATAAGAAAGAGGAAAGACCAGATGTCATGCAGTTGTCATTACATGACTATCTTAAACCTACATCTATAAGATCTAAAGG ataTGCAACAGTGCTAGATATTTAG
- the LOC134706579 gene encoding serine/threonine-protein kinase tousled-like 2 isoform X3: protein MENVNIHSSLDPRKQELLEARFLGGRFQPLNITQSQDNSNQSAGSVEQLDEGVGVSTPEKQPRTPTERKRKRKATSDGSESNTPKTRPEANGKKINEYFKNQSPNRTGSINPTTGAKSPSPQGLSYSYTAPSPSSIYNSNSDSLHGFPPVPLYQCSKGLQTELTWQQIQIWESKASSDIEQKDTRIDELIRQNDEQRRQITAQQKLIDKHKENLQKCLNVNKSLLIEKSKLEKKTTRQKSMSNRLRLGQFVTQRQGATFVENWNDGWAFTDLLKQQERVASDREEIERQRKVLTKRKPGGAGPKSIKPDFIKPGQERSLSVPEYYELDEILKLRQASLKKEDSDVQLELEKLERERNLHIRELKRIHNEDSSRFKDHPILNDRYLLLNLLGKGGFSEVHKGFDLKEQRYVACKIHQLNREWKDDKKANYIKHALREYNIHKSLDHPRIVKLYDVFEIDNNSFCTVLEYCEGNDLDFYLKQNKSIPEKEARSIVSQTVSALKYLNEIKPPVIHYDLKPGNILLGSGSVSGEIKITDFGLSKIMDDENITSDGMDLTSQGAGTYWYLPPECFVVGKNPPKISSKVDVWSVGVIFYQCLYGKKPFGHNLSQAAILEENTILKATEVDFPSKPPVSSEAKNFIRACLRYKKEERPDVMQLSLHDYLKPTSIRSKGHPIEGPTGSYNHIGINSNSSINQPSQPSFTFGDKL, encoded by the exons ATGGAAAATGTAAACATTCATTCATCATTAGATCCAAGAAAGCAAGAGTTACTCGAGGCTCGGTTTTTAGGAGGCAGg TTTCAGCCATTAAACATTACACAATCTCAAGACAACAGCAACCAGAGTGCAGGATCAGTGGAACAGTTAGATGAG GGCGTGGGTGTTAGCACTCCAGAAAAGCAACCTCGTACACCAACAGAGCGCaaaaggaaaagaaaagcaaCAAGTGATGGAAGTGAAAGCA ATACTCCAAAAACAAGACCAGAAGCAAATGGGAAGAAAATCAATGAATATTTCAAG AACCAGTCCCCAAACAGAACTGGGTCAATAAATCCAACAACAGGAGCGAAATCTCCCTCACCACAGGGTTTATCTTAT tCATATACAGCCCCGTCACCCAGCAGTATATACAACAGTAACTCTGACAGTTTACACGGCTTTCCTCCTGTACCTTTGTACCAGTGTTCAAAAGGATTACAG ACTGAACTGACATGGCAACAGATACAGATTTGGGAAAGTAAAGCATCTTCAGATATAGAGCAGAAAGATACTAGGATAGACGAATTAATAAGG caAAATGATGAACAGCGACGGCAAATTACTGCACAACAGAAACTAATAGACAAACATAAAGAAAATCTTCAGAAATGTTTGAATGTAAATAAATCTCTCCTAATTGAAAAG AGTAAATTAGAAAAGAAGACAACACGACAAAAGAGTATGAGTAACAGGTTGCGGCTGGGTCAGTTTGTTACACAGAGACAGGGAGCTACGTTTGTAGAGAACTGGAATGATGGATGGGCTTTCACAGATTTGCTTAA GCAGCAAGAAAGAGTTGCCTCAGATCGTGAAGAAATTGAAAGGCAAAGAAAAGTTTTAACAAAACGGAAACCCGGTGGTGCTGGACCAAAAAGTATAAAGCCAGATTTTATAAAACCTGGTCAAGAAAGAAG tttatcaGTACCAGAATATTATGAATTGGATGAGATTCTCAAGTTACGGCAAGCTTCTCTCAAGAAAGAAGATTCTGATGTACAGTTAGAACTGGAAAAATTAGAAAGAGAGAGAAATTTACATATAAGGGAATTAAAAAGAATTCATAATGAAGATAGTTCTAG ATTTAAAGATCATCCTATATTGAATGACCGGTATCTTCTCCTTAACTTATTAGGGAAAGGAGGATTTAGTGAGGTCCATAAA gGATTTGACTTGAAGGAGCAGAGATATGTGGCCTGTAAAATCCACCAACTCAATAGAGAGTGGAAGGATGACAAAAAGGCTAACTATATCAA ACATGCTCTTCGAGAGTATAACATACACAAAAGTCTGGATCACCCCAGAATTGTCAAGTtatatgatgtgtttgagattgaCAATAATTC ATTTTGTACAGTACTGGAATATTGTGAAGGGAATGATCTGGACTTTtatcttaaacaaaataaatccaTTCCGGAGAAAGAGGCTCGGTCCATTGTCTCCCAAACTGTTAGTGctctgaaatatttaaatgagatCAAACCACCTGTGATTCATTATGACCTTAAACCAG gaAATATATTACTTGGTAGTGGGTCTGTTAGCGGTGAGATCAAAATCACTGATTTTGGTCTCAGTAAAATTATGGATGATGAGAACATTACCTCTGATGGCATGGATCTCACATCTCAAGGGGCAGGAACATACTG GTACTTGCCACCAGaatgttttgttgttgggaAAAATCCACCAAAAATATCTTCCAAGGTGGATGTGTGGTCAGTTGGTgtcatattttatcaatgtttatatgGTAAAAAG CCATTTGGCCATAATTTATCCCAAGCTGCCATTTTAGAAGAAAATACAATTCTCAAAGCAACAGAGGTGGATTTTCCATCAAAACCTCCAGTCAGTTCTGAGGCAAAG AATTTTATTAGGGCATGTCTCAGGTATAAGAAAGAGGAAAGACCAGATGTCATGCAGTTGTCATTACATGACTATCTTAAACCTACATCTATAAGATCTAAAGG ACATCCTATTGAAGGACCTACTGGTAGTTACAACCACATTGGAATAAACAGTAATTCTAGCATTAATCAGCCTAGTCAGCCTTCGTTCACATTTGGGGATAAACTGTGA